Proteins encoded together in one Bacteroidota bacterium window:
- the deoC gene encoding deoxyribose-phosphate aldolase, with amino-acid sequence MKVFDDYLISDSELETRVNSLLSGIEGNFPDRETCKSLLGAIDLTSLNGDDTRKKIQDLCLQARLLSQQIAPEHIPAVCIYPVHIAFAKKQLKDLPVKVATVAGGFPSGQVSLSVKLCEVKYALNEGADEIDLVINRACILDGNDARVLEEISRIREECRDRTLKVILETGELQSTRNIRKACELALTGGADFLKTSTGKSSPAATLPAFLIMIDTIREYCLNTGIKTGIKAAGGIAEPVDAYKYFTLVQEVLGASWMGPEKFRIGASRLANALSLELS; translated from the coding sequence ATGAAGGTTTTTGATGATTACCTCATTTCGGATTCTGAACTGGAAACGAGGGTTAACAGTTTGCTTTCCGGGATTGAAGGGAATTTTCCCGACCGGGAAACATGCAAATCCCTTCTGGGTGCGATCGATCTGACATCCCTGAATGGTGACGATACCAGAAAAAAGATCCAGGACCTTTGCCTGCAGGCAAGATTGTTGTCGCAACAGATTGCTCCTGAGCATATCCCTGCTGTTTGTATTTATCCCGTCCACATTGCATTTGCCAAAAAACAGCTGAAAGACCTGCCGGTGAAGGTTGCAACGGTCGCCGGAGGGTTTCCTTCAGGACAGGTTTCCCTGTCGGTAAAACTCTGCGAAGTAAAATATGCCCTTAATGAAGGAGCCGATGAAATTGATTTGGTAATCAATAGGGCATGTATTCTGGATGGGAACGATGCCAGGGTATTGGAGGAGATTTCCAGGATCAGAGAGGAGTGCCGTGACCGTACCCTTAAAGTCATCCTGGAGACAGGTGAGCTGCAATCAACAAGAAATATCCGGAAAGCTTGTGAACTTGCTTTAACCGGCGGAGCTGACTTTCTGAAAACCTCTACCGGTAAATCATCTCCTGCTGCTACTTTGCCTGCTTTCCTGATAATGATTGATACTATTCGTGAATATTGCCTGAATACCGGTATCAAGACAGGAATCAAAGCTGCTGGTGGTATTGCTGAACCTGTGGATGCTTATAAATATTTTACCCTGGTTCAGGAAGTACTGGGTGCTTCCTGGATGGGACCGGAAAAATTCAGAATAGGCGCTTCCCGCCTTGCCAATGCCCTTAGCCTTGAACTTTCCTGA
- a CDS encoding DUF4296 domain-containing protein, translating to MKNILLFLIVILMLSGCYREDAGKNLTSVNKPTISEDKMVDIITDMYLTQATLKYYQDKRISFSESNEKLHYMVFKKHGLTREEFEKAFDYYRFDLEAYDRLMEKVIENLVRMESEIQADTVR from the coding sequence ATGAAGAACATCCTTCTTTTTCTTATCGTTATTTTGATGCTTTCGGGATGTTACCGGGAAGACGCAGGTAAAAACCTTACTTCAGTGAATAAGCCTACCATCAGCGAAGACAAGATGGTCGATATTATTACAGACATGTACCTCACACAGGCCACACTTAAATATTATCAGGATAAACGCATCTCGTTTTCAGAATCCAACGAAAAACTCCATTATATGGTGTTCAAAAAACATGGATTGACGCGTGAGGAGTTTGAAAAAGCTTTTGATTACTATCGTTTTGATCTGGAAGCATACGATCGTTTGATGGAAAAGGTCATCGAAAATCTGGTCAGAATGGAATCGGAAATCCAGGCTGATACTGTCCGGTAA
- the recQ gene encoding DNA helicase RecQ — translation MSKNDGNSLHDLLKKIFGFDSFKGNQEAIIKNVLAGKDTFVIMPTGGGKSMCYQLPAINLEGTAIIVSPLIALMKNQVDNIRNFGTEEGIAHFMNSSLSKAELNQVKEDLIKGHTKLLYVAPESLTKDENIEFLKSIKISFYAIDEAHCISEWGHDFRPEYRRLRPIIETIGQKVAVMALTATATPKVQHDIQKNLNIMDASVFKSSFDRPNLYYEIRPKTKDVVRDIIKYIKANTGKSGIVYCLSRKKVEELAETFKVNGIKALPYHAGLDSATRKMNQDMFLMEEADVIVATIAFGMGIDKPDVRFVIHHDMPKSIESYYQETGRSGRDDGEGNCIAFYSYEDIQKLEKFMKGKPVAEQEIARELLLETVAYAESSLCRHKMLLHYFGEDYDTENCGACDNCLHPKTKFEGREYVEQALDAVLAVKQQFKAKHVINIILGKGSTDVKKFKHNELEIFGQGSEKSEKFWNGVIRQALIEGLLVKDIDNYGLLKVSKEGREFLKEPFSVMLVQEDEFDEDEDEEFAAGAVKTSTADKTLFSLLKDLRKEISRKENLPPFVIFQDPSLEDMAIQYPVTEDELMQITGVGSGKAKKYGQPFLKLIKSYVEENDIIRPNDMVVKSVVNKSGLKVHIIQNIDRKISLEDIAVAKSITMDEILAEIERIVSSGTKIDISYYISEVVDEYHQEEIFEYFREAESDSVEQALQELGEDEFTEEEIRLMRIKFMSEVGN, via the coding sequence ATGTCAAAAAACGACGGAAACTCTTTGCATGATCTTTTAAAGAAAATCTTTGGATTTGATAGTTTTAAAGGCAATCAGGAGGCCATTATCAAGAATGTTCTGGCCGGGAAAGACACTTTTGTGATCATGCCTACCGGAGGGGGTAAATCGATGTGTTACCAACTTCCGGCAATTAACCTGGAAGGGACGGCGATCATCGTCTCACCACTCATTGCATTAATGAAGAACCAGGTTGACAACATACGAAATTTCGGAACCGAGGAAGGCATCGCGCATTTCATGAATTCTTCGCTTTCAAAGGCGGAGCTTAACCAGGTAAAAGAAGACCTGATTAAGGGCCATACCAAATTATTATACGTTGCTCCGGAATCGCTTACGAAGGATGAAAACATTGAATTCCTGAAGAGCATAAAGATTTCGTTTTATGCCATTGATGAAGCGCATTGCATATCTGAATGGGGACATGACTTTCGTCCGGAATACCGGAGGTTGAGGCCGATTATTGAAACCATCGGTCAAAAGGTAGCGGTAATGGCACTCACAGCAACAGCCACACCGAAGGTACAGCATGACATACAGAAGAATCTGAACATCATGGATGCCAGTGTGTTCAAATCTTCGTTCGACCGGCCCAACCTGTATTATGAGATAAGACCTAAGACCAAGGATGTGGTCAGGGATATCATCAAATACATAAAGGCAAACACGGGAAAATCGGGCATCGTTTATTGCCTCAGCCGAAAAAAGGTAGAAGAGCTGGCAGAGACCTTTAAGGTAAACGGGATAAAAGCCCTCCCCTATCACGCAGGTCTGGATTCTGCAACCCGAAAGATGAACCAGGATATGTTCCTCATGGAAGAGGCAGATGTTATTGTCGCCACCATAGCTTTCGGTATGGGCATCGACAAGCCCGACGTGCGTTTTGTGATCCACCACGACATGCCTAAGAGCATTGAAAGTTATTATCAGGAAACAGGGCGCTCGGGTAGAGACGACGGGGAAGGGAATTGTATTGCTTTTTACAGCTACGAAGATATTCAGAAACTGGAAAAGTTCATGAAAGGAAAGCCTGTGGCTGAACAGGAAATAGCCAGGGAACTTCTTCTGGAAACCGTTGCATACGCAGAATCATCCCTTTGCCGGCACAAAATGCTCCTGCATTATTTTGGTGAAGATTACGACACGGAAAATTGTGGTGCCTGTGATAACTGCCTGCATCCCAAAACCAAGTTCGAAGGGAGGGAATATGTTGAACAGGCTCTTGATGCCGTACTTGCTGTCAAACAACAATTCAAGGCCAAGCATGTGATCAATATCATCCTGGGCAAAGGTTCTACCGACGTAAAAAAGTTCAAGCACAATGAACTCGAAATTTTTGGTCAGGGATCGGAAAAAAGTGAAAAGTTCTGGAACGGAGTCATACGTCAGGCGCTTATCGAAGGTCTGCTTGTCAAAGACATCGATAACTACGGCTTATTAAAAGTTAGTAAGGAAGGTCGTGAGTTCCTGAAAGAGCCATTTTCTGTGATGCTTGTCCAGGAAGATGAATTTGATGAAGACGAGGATGAGGAATTCGCTGCCGGTGCAGTGAAGACCAGCACGGCCGATAAGACTCTTTTCAGCCTGCTCAAAGACTTGCGCAAAGAAATATCCCGAAAGGAAAATCTTCCTCCTTTCGTTATTTTCCAGGATCCATCGCTGGAAGATATGGCCATACAATATCCCGTCACAGAGGATGAACTCATGCAGATCACCGGGGTAGGTTCCGGTAAGGCAAAAAAATACGGTCAGCCTTTCCTGAAACTTATCAAGAGTTACGTTGAGGAAAACGATATCATCCGCCCCAACGATATGGTCGTTAAGTCGGTTGTGAATAAATCCGGACTAAAGGTTCACATTATACAGAATATAGACAGAAAGATTTCCCTGGAAGACATTGCCGTTGCCAAAAGCATTACCATGGACGAAATTCTCGCGGAAATTGAACGTATTGTTTCATCAGGGACTAAAATAGATATCAGCTATTACATCTCAGAAGTAGTGGATGAATACCATCAGGAGGAGATCTTTGAATATTTCCGTGAAGCAGAATCCGACTCGGTGGAACAAGCCCTGCAGGAACTGGGTGAAGATGAGTTCACAGAAGAAGAAATCCGTTTGATGAGGATCAAATTCATGTCGGAGGTAGGTAACTGA
- a CDS encoding PorV/PorQ family protein produces MKKIFLIFPLVILLFSVNGQVAKYSNEFLAIGVGARSLAMANAQTASVNDVTAAFWNPAGLVHMSSSKQIGLMHAEYFAGVAKYDYAGFAMDIDTSSTFAVSLIRFGIDDIPNTLDLYDEQGNINYDRISKFSAADYAALFSYSRKSRISGLSYGANVKIIYRQIGSFAKAYGFGLDAGIQYSLKDWRFGATGKDITSTFNAWTYSLTEDEKEVLEATGNELPENSMEVTMPRLILGAARYIRISKSFSSLVEADFDITFDGKRNTLVKSDFASIDPHLGVEVDYKKIVFLRAGIGNIQEETDFGNKTTTTFQPNIGIGIRIRKMISIDYALTDIGDNSIALYSNVFSLRIDLGNKE; encoded by the coding sequence ACGAATTTCTTGCTATTGGCGTGGGAGCCCGCTCACTTGCTATGGCTAATGCCCAAACAGCTTCTGTCAATGATGTAACTGCCGCGTTCTGGAATCCTGCCGGACTGGTCCACATGTCTTCGTCGAAACAGATCGGACTTATGCACGCAGAGTATTTTGCCGGTGTAGCGAAATATGATTATGCCGGTTTCGCCATGGACATCGATACTTCCAGCACTTTCGCCGTCTCCCTGATCAGGTTTGGGATTGATGATATTCCAAATACCCTGGATTTATATGACGAACAGGGTAATATCAATTACGACAGGATCTCAAAATTCTCCGCTGCCGATTATGCCGCTCTTTTTTCGTATTCCAGGAAAAGCCGTATATCCGGACTTTCTTATGGAGCCAATGTGAAGATCATTTACAGACAGATAGGCAGTTTTGCCAAAGCTTATGGATTCGGCTTGGATGCCGGGATTCAGTATTCATTAAAAGACTGGAGATTCGGGGCAACAGGGAAAGACATCACTTCTACTTTCAATGCCTGGACTTACAGTTTGACCGAAGATGAAAAAGAGGTTCTTGAAGCTACCGGTAATGAACTTCCTGAAAACTCTATGGAAGTAACCATGCCTCGACTCATCCTGGGTGCTGCACGCTACATAAGGATTTCCAAAAGCTTCTCCTCTCTGGTCGAAGCGGATTTCGACATTACCTTCGACGGAAAAAGAAATACCCTCGTAAAATCCGACTTTGCCAGCATCGACCCTCACCTTGGCGTGGAGGTGGATTATAAAAAAATCGTTTTTCTCAGAGCCGGAATAGGAAATATCCAGGAAGAAACTGACTTTGGAAATAAAACTACAACCACTTTTCAACCCAATATCGGAATTGGTATCCGCATCCGTAAGATGATATCCATCGATTATGCATTAACCGATATTGGTGATAATTCCATTGCCCTTTACTCCAATGTCTTCTCTCTTAGAATCGATTTGGGAAATAAGGAATAA
- a CDS encoding redoxin domain-containing protein, with protein MRILYTLLFLLISLSASIAQTTLDTALNFIAKDIYGNRIELYEFLDDDKIVVIDFFNTSCGPCQTYAPDMQASYTDFGENQGNVIYMGISKGDDNSMVARFDSIFGITYPSISGSQGGGNAIHTSYNILGTPTVIVITPDRVIVEKHIWEPTRSNINEAVENAGGIMVSTGNISTDNVVMAEIWPNPVGDYARLGFISAGSEYSFMITDIAGRTRLALLGEYFSNGRQTKLIPTESLSGGLYFLIIMQDGKPISKAKLIKN; from the coding sequence ATGAGAATACTATATACTTTGCTTTTCCTTTTGATTTCATTATCGGCATCCATTGCCCAGACAACCCTGGATACAGCACTTAATTTCATCGCTAAAGATATTTATGGGAACCGTATTGAGCTGTATGAGTTTCTCGACGATGATAAAATCGTGGTTATCGATTTTTTTAATACATCCTGCGGTCCCTGCCAAACCTATGCACCGGATATGCAAGCATCATACACCGATTTTGGTGAGAATCAGGGAAATGTCATCTATATGGGAATAAGTAAAGGCGACGATAATTCTATGGTCGCCCGGTTCGATTCCATTTTTGGAATTACGTATCCCTCAATCAGCGGAAGCCAGGGCGGTGGAAATGCCATTCATACAAGTTATAATATCCTGGGAACACCTACCGTGATCGTTATTACACCCGACAGGGTAATTGTGGAAAAACATATCTGGGAACCGACTAGAAGCAATATCAATGAAGCTGTCGAAAATGCCGGCGGTATCATGGTTAGTACCGGTAATATTTCCACGGATAATGTTGTAATGGCTGAAATCTGGCCAAACCCGGTTGGTGATTACGCACGGCTTGGATTTATTTCAGCGGGAAGTGAGTATTCCTTCATGATTACCGATATTGCAGGAAGAACCAGGCTTGCCTTATTGGGGGAATATTTTTCCAATGGCCGTCAAACAAAGTTGATCCCCACCGAAAGCCTCTCTGGTGGTTTGTATTTCCTGATTATTATGCAGGATGGAAAACCCATTTCCAAAGCAAAACTCATTAAGAACTGA